The genomic stretch ACGTGAACGACCTCATTCCCCTCGCCCAGGCCCATTGCATTCCCCGCCGCGGCACCGAGCACCGCCTGAGCGAAGCGCGCGTGCGCGAGCTGATGCCGCAGATCCCGGGCTGGGAAGTGGTCGAGGACGGGCACGCCATCGCCCGGACGTTCCGCTTCGGCAATTACTACGAAACCATGGCCTTCGTTAACGCGCTGGCGTTCGTGGCGCATCGCGAGGACCACCACCCGGACCTCGGCGTGCACTACGACCGCTGCGTCGTGCGGTATTCGACCCATGACGTCGGCGGCCTGAGCGAAAACGACTTCATCTGCGCCGCCAAGGCCCAATCCCTCGCCGCCTGACGCCTGCACGAGGCCGCCCGCATGGACTTCCCCCGCATCCGCATCGCGCTTGTCGCCGGTTTCGTGGTCGCCATCGCCGCGTGCCAGCCACAGCAGCCGCCGCCTCCGCCGGTCCCGACGACCGACCTGCTCGCCGTCGACACTCCGCCGCCGGGCTACCCGGAAGAACTCGCCTGCGACAACGTCGGCGGCCAGGTAATTCTGGCGATGACCATCGGCGTGGACGGCAAGCCCAGCTCGGTCGACGTCTTCCGCAGCAGTGGCGTGGCCGCACTGGACCAGGCCGCGAAGGAAGGCGTGCGCACCTGGACGTTCAAGCCCGCCACCCGCGGCGGGCAGCCGCAGACCTCACGCCTGCAGGTGCCGGTGAACTTCAACCCGCCGGTGGAGCGCCCGCAATCGTGCTTCGCGCTCGACGAGAAGCGCCGCCGCGGCGGGTGAGCGTCAGGCCGCCTGGTTCGACCAGGGTTTGATCTTCGCGATTTCCGCACCGTGCAGGTCGCGCTCGACCGCGATCTCGTAATCGCGCTGCAGGTTGATCCAGAACGCATCGGATTGCCCGAAGTAACGCGAAAGCCGCAACGCGGTATCGACCGAAATGCCGCGCCGTCCCGCCAGGATCTCGCCGATGCGCGTCTGCGGCACGCCGATATCGCGCGCGAGCCGGTAGGCGGTGATCTCCAGGGGCTCCAGAAATTCCTCCCTCAGTATTTCGCCCGGGTGGGGATAGGGAACCGTACGCATGGCGTTCCTCGTTGGTGGAGCGAGACAGTGGCGGTGTCAGTGGTAATCGACGATTTCCGCATCGGCCGGGCCCCGCGGCGTCCATGCGAAGCAGAGTCGGAACCGGTCGTTGATTCGCATGCTGCATTGACCGATCCGGTCGCCTTGCAGCACTTCCAAGCGGTTCCCGGGCGGCACTCGGAGGTCGTCGAGGTTGCCGGCGGCGTTCAGCATGGCGAGCTTGCGCAGCGCCACCGTTCGATCCGGACGAAGCGCGGCACGCGACGCCCCTCGAAGAGCGCCTGCGTGTCTTCGCAGCGGAACGACTGGATCGCCATGCGGCAAACGCTAACGCCTGACGTTAGCATACGCCAAGCGGGAGCATTTCTCAGCCGGCGGTTCTGACGGCTTACGCCAGCCGGTCGAGCACGTCGATCAGCTCCGGCGCCAGCGGAGCGTTGAGGAGGTACGGCGTCCGGCCGTCATCCAGCGCGAATTCCAGCGTCGAGGCGTGCAGGAACAGGCGCTTGAGGCCGGCCTGGTCACGCAGGCGCTTGTTGGCCTCGGCCTCGCCGTACTTGTCGTCGCCCGCCACCGGGTGGCCGATGTGCTGGGCGTGCACGCGGATCTGGTGAGTACGGCCGGTTTCGATGCGCACTTCGCAATACGACTGCCCACCGCGGCGTTCGAGCACCTTGAAGTGGCTCAGCGAGGGCTTGCCGGCCAGATTCACCTGGACGTGCCGCTCGCCGCCCTGCCGCAGGCCGATGTGCAGGGGGGCGTCGACCGTCATCACGCCGTCGGGCATCCGGCCGCTCAGCAGCGCGAGGTAGCGCTTCGAAATACCGCCCTCCTCGCGCATCAGCGCCTGCAGTTCGGTCAGCGCCGAACGCTTCTTGGCGACGACGAGCAGGCCGGAGGTGTCGCGATCGAGGCGATGCACGAGCTCCAGCGTCTGTCCGGGTCGCAGCGCACGCAGCGATTCGATGGCGCCGTGGCTGATGCCGCTGCCACCGTGGCTCGCCAGGCCTGACGGCTTGTTGAGCGCGAGCAGGCGGGCGTCCTCGAAGACGATCGCCGCTTCCAGCGCATCCAGCAGACCCTTCGGCGGCGGCGCCCGCTCCCCGGTTTCGCCCAGCCGGACCGGCGGGATACGCACCTCGTCGCCCCCCTCGAGCTTGCGCTCGGCCTTGGCGCGCCCGCCGTTCACCCGGACCTGCCCGGAGCGGACGATCTTGTAGACCAGCGAGCGCGGGGCGCCCTTCAGCTGGCCCAGCAGGAAGTTGTCCAGGCGCTGCCCGGCGCGATCGTCGGGCACGCGGACGGTGCGGACCTGGGCGGCGTCGTTTGCCGGACGCGGCGCCGGGCCGGTCTTCCCCGGCCGGTTGTGGGGGTCTGAATGGGTCATCCTGCGGGGTTATCTGTTACACTCGCGACGCGAGATAAGGTTTTGATTTCGCAGGAAGTTGCACTCCAAGAGGCCGAAAGCCCTTTCCTGCGATTCCGGTCCGCGCCTAGCCACTGCCCCCGGGGCAGCCATGTTAGCAGCGATGGCCCGGCGGAACCCCACCTTGCCGGAGCGGGTCAAACCGCCCGTGATGAACACGTCCCGTGCGGCCCTCGTGCCGCCGGTCCCTAGTTGTCCGGAAGAAACAATTAAGCGCTCCCGCGGCGTGCCGTGGTGTCGTAGCGCTGGAAAACTTGAGGCCGCAGCGCCAGGCCCCGCACCCAAATGCGACCGGCGCGCGGCTTGCGGTATCCAGAGGCGAAACGCCCCACGGCGTTCCGCGGCTGCAGGACGCATGCGTCCTGCGCCGACCACGCGCAGGAGCGCGCGAGGAACGCAACAATGAAGCGAATGCTGATCAACGCGACGCAGGCGGAAGAACTGCGCGTTGCCATCGTCGACGGCCAGACCCTGTACGACATCGACATCGAACAGCCGGCCAAGGAACAGAAGAAGTCCAACATCTACAAGGGCCGCATCACCCGGCTCGAACCCTCCCTGGAAGCTGCCTTCGTCGAATACGGCGCCGAGCGCCACGGCTTCCTGCCGCTGAAGGAAATCTCCCGCGATTACTTCCAGGCCGGCGTCGACCACAACAAGGCGGGCCTGCGCGAACTTCTGCGCGAAGGCCAGGAAATCGTCGTCCAGGTCGACAAGGAAGAACGCGGCAACAAGGGTGCGGCGCTGACGACGTTCATCTCGCTCGCCGGCCGCTACATGGTGCTGATGCCCAATTCGCCCACGGCCGGCGGCGTGTCGCGTCGCATCGAGGGCGAGGATCGCGCCGAGCTCAAGCGCGCCATGGACGCGCTGAACATCCCCGACGACATGGGCGTGATCATCCGCACCGCCGGCGTCGGCCGCGATGCCGAAGAACTCCAGTGGGACCTCGACTACCTGCTGCAGGTGTGGAAGTCCGTCGCCGAGGCCGCGCTGAGCAAGCCCGGCCCGTTCCTGATCTACCAGGAATCGCGCCTGATCATCCGCGCCCTGCGCGACTACATGCGCCCGGACATCGGCGAGATCCTCGTCGATACGCCCGAGATGTACGGCGAGGCGCGCGATTTCGTCGAACAGGTGATGCCGCACAACCTGCGCAAGCTCAAGCACTACACCGACGACACGCCGCTGTTCAACCGCTTCCAGATCGAATCGCAGATCGAGAATGCCTACGAGCGTGAAGTCCGCCTGCCCTCCGGCGGCGCGCTGGTCATCGACCAGACCGAGGCGCTGACGGCCATCGACGTGAACTCGGCGCGGGCCACCAAGGGCGGCGACATCGAGGAAACCGCGTTCAACACCAACCTGGAGGCGGCCGAGGAAGTCGCGCGCCAGATGCGCCTGCGCGACCTGGGCGGCCTGGTGGTGATCGACTTCATCGACATGTCGTCCAACAAGCACCAGCGCGAGGTCGAGAACCGCCTGGCGCACGCGCTCAAGCAGGACCGCGCGCGCGTGCAGATCGGCCGCATCTCGCGCTTCGGCCTGCTCGAACTGAGCCGCCAGCGCCTGCGCCCGAGCCTGGGTGAATCCAGCCAGCTGGTTTGCCCGCGCTGCGAAGGCCATGGCCGCATGCGCAGCGTCGAGTCGCTGTCGCTGTCGATCCTGCGCCTGGCCGAAGAACACGCCATGAAGGAAAACACCGGCCAGGTGCTGGTGCAGGCGCCGACGGAAATCGCCAATTACCTGCTGAACGAGAAGCGCCGCGCGCTGAGCGAGATCGAAAAGCGCCACGACGCGCCGATCGTCATCGTCGCCGACGAGCAGCTGCACACCCCGCATTACGAAGTCACGCGCATCCGCGAGAACGAACTGGGCGAGGAATCCAACAAGCCCAGCTACCAGCGCGGCACCCCGCGCAAGCTCCCGACGCATTCGCTGACCAAGGCCCACCTGAACATCCCGGCCGCCCCGGCGGTGACCAACGTCAAGCCGGCCCAGCCCGCTCCGCTGCGCGAGCCGCGCGAGCAGCAGGTCGCCGCCCCGGCGCCCGCCCCCGCGCCCGCTCCGGTCGCCACGCCGACGCATTCGATCGGTGTCGTCGAGCGCATCCTGCGTTTCTTCCGCGGCACGAGCACGCCGATCGCGGTGGAACCGACGCCGGCTGCCCGTCCGCAGGAAAACCGCGGCGGACGCAACGAGCGCGGCGATCGCAACGACAAGCGCCGCGACGGCCGCAACGGCAAGCAGGGTCGCGATGGCCGTCGCGACGAGCAGCAGCCGCGTCGCGAGGAGCAGCGCCGTGACGAGCCGCGTCGCGATGAGCCGCGTCGCGAGAAGCAGCCGCAGCAGCAGGCCCAGCAGAAGCAGCAGAAGCAGCAACAGCCGCAGCAGGGCAAGCAGCAGCAACCCAAGCAACCGAAGCAGCAGCAGGCCCAGCAGCAGGCGCAGGCCGAAGAGCGCAGCCAGGCCCAGCCGCTGGCCGCCGAGGCCCGTGCGCCGCGTAACGAGCCCAAGCCGGCGCCGGTCAAGGCCGAAGCGAAGCAGGACGTCGTAAAGACCGAGACGCCGGCGACCACCGCCGCGGATGTCGCAATCGCCGCGCCGGCCGTCATCGCGGCCGCGGCTACCGTTTCGGACGCCAGCGAAGCCGCAACGCCGGCCTCCGTGCAGACGGGCGAAACCGTCGCCAATGCCGAGGCGGCTCAGGGCGAAGGCGCGGGCGAAGGCGGCAGCCGTCGTCGTCGCGGTCGTCGCGGCGGCCGTCGTCGTCGTCGTGGTGGTGGCGAAGCCGCTGCCGGCAGCGACGAGGCCCAGTTGCACGACGAGCACGACGACGCGTCCCTCGACGATGAGGACGACGCGCCGGAAACGCACGCCGCCGAAGGTGCCGCCCCGACCCCGGCGGCGCAGCGTTCGCAGCCGGAGTTCGATTTCGACGACGAACCGGCTGCGTCCATGCCGTCCACGCCGTCGAACGTGACGCAGGCCCCGGCCGCGCCCGCTCCGGTGGCGACGCCGGCACAAGCCGCGGTGGCGACGGTGGCCGCCGCCACGACGGCCGTCGTCGAGAAGTTCGACGCGCCGAAGACCGAGCCATCGGCTGCGGTCGCCACGAGCCCGGAACCGGACACGTCCAAGGACGCACCGGCCGAGCCCACGGTCGTCGTCGAGCAGCCGGTGGTGGTGCCCGAACCCGTCCCGGCCCCGGAAAAGGTCGAGGAACCGGCGGTGATCGATCCGGCGCCCGTCGCTCCGGCCGAAGACGCGCATCCGCCGAAGCAGGCCGAGGCGGAAGTGACCGACTCGCGCCCGCAGGCGCCGACGCCCTCGGCCGCGACGCTCACCAACGGTGACGTCCCGCGTACCGCCGGCCTGTTCGATTCGCTGCCGCACGACACGCGCTCGCCCGTCGCCGAGACCGCGCCGGTTGGGGCGCCGGTGGACGCGTCGGTCGCCGGTGAGGCGCAGGCGGACGAAGCTGCTGCACCGAACGACGTCGCGAGCGCCATCGAAGGGACCGAGCCTTCGCCCGCCGAAGCCGCCGCCGAGCACGTCCACGAGGC from Lysobacter auxotrophicus encodes the following:
- a CDS encoding 4a-hydroxytetrahydrobiopterin dehydratase; protein product: MNDLIPLAQAHCIPRRGTEHRLSEARVRELMPQIPGWEVVEDGHAIARTFRFGNYYETMAFVNALAFVAHREDHHPDLGVHYDRCVVRYSTHDVGGLSENDFICAAKAQSLAA
- a CDS encoding energy transducer TonB, whose product is MDFPRIRIALVAGFVVAIAACQPQQPPPPPVPTTDLLAVDTPPPGYPEELACDNVGGQVILAMTIGVDGKPSSVDVFRSSGVAALDQAAKEGVRTWTFKPATRGGQPQTSRLQVPVNFNPPVERPQSCFALDEKRRRGG
- a CDS encoding HigA family addiction module antitoxin, which produces MRTVPYPHPGEILREEFLEPLEITAYRLARDIGVPQTRIGEILAGRRGISVDTALRLSRYFGQSDAFWINLQRDYEIAVERDLHGAEIAKIKPWSNQAA
- a CDS encoding type II toxin-antitoxin system RelE/ParE family toxin; translation: MALRKLAMLNAAGNLDDLRVPPGNRLEVLQGDRIGQCSMRINDRFRLCFAWTPRGPADAEIVDYH
- a CDS encoding RluA family pseudouridine synthase produces the protein MTHSDPHNRPGKTGPAPRPANDAAQVRTVRVPDDRAGQRLDNFLLGQLKGAPRSLVYKIVRSGQVRVNGGRAKAERKLEGGDEVRIPPVRLGETGERAPPPKGLLDALEAAIVFEDARLLALNKPSGLASHGGSGISHGAIESLRALRPGQTLELVHRLDRDTSGLLVVAKKRSALTELQALMREEGGISKRYLALLSGRMPDGVMTVDAPLHIGLRQGGERHVQVNLAGKPSLSHFKVLERRGGQSYCEVRIETGRTHQIRVHAQHIGHPVAGDDKYGEAEANKRLRDQAGLKRLFLHASTLEFALDDGRTPYLLNAPLAPELIDVLDRLA
- the rne gene encoding ribonuclease E encodes the protein MKRMLINATQAEELRVAIVDGQTLYDIDIEQPAKEQKKSNIYKGRITRLEPSLEAAFVEYGAERHGFLPLKEISRDYFQAGVDHNKAGLRELLREGQEIVVQVDKEERGNKGAALTTFISLAGRYMVLMPNSPTAGGVSRRIEGEDRAELKRAMDALNIPDDMGVIIRTAGVGRDAEELQWDLDYLLQVWKSVAEAALSKPGPFLIYQESRLIIRALRDYMRPDIGEILVDTPEMYGEARDFVEQVMPHNLRKLKHYTDDTPLFNRFQIESQIENAYEREVRLPSGGALVIDQTEALTAIDVNSARATKGGDIEETAFNTNLEAAEEVARQMRLRDLGGLVVIDFIDMSSNKHQREVENRLAHALKQDRARVQIGRISRFGLLELSRQRLRPSLGESSQLVCPRCEGHGRMRSVESLSLSILRLAEEHAMKENTGQVLVQAPTEIANYLLNEKRRALSEIEKRHDAPIVIVADEQLHTPHYEVTRIRENELGEESNKPSYQRGTPRKLPTHSLTKAHLNIPAAPAVTNVKPAQPAPLREPREQQVAAPAPAPAPAPVATPTHSIGVVERILRFFRGTSTPIAVEPTPAARPQENRGGRNERGDRNDKRRDGRNGKQGRDGRRDEQQPRREEQRRDEPRRDEPRREKQPQQQAQQKQQKQQQPQQGKQQQPKQPKQQQAQQQAQAEERSQAQPLAAEARAPRNEPKPAPVKAEAKQDVVKTETPATTAADVAIAAPAVIAAAATVSDASEAATPASVQTGETVANAEAAQGEGAGEGGSRRRRGRRGGRRRRRGGGEAAAGSDEAQLHDEHDDASLDDEDDAPETHAAEGAAPTPAAQRSQPEFDFDDEPAASMPSTPSNVTQAPAAPAPVATPAQAAVATVAAATTAVVEKFDAPKTEPSAAVATSPEPDTSKDAPAEPTVVVEQPVVVPEPVPAPEKVEEPAVIDPAPVAPAEDAHPPKQAEAEVTDSRPQAPTPSAATLTNGDVPRTAGLFDSLPHDTRSPVAETAPVGAPVDASVAGEAQADEAAAPNDVASAIEGTEPSPAEAAAEHVHEATQNEGDRKQESGHV